The following are from one region of the Cyclopterus lumpus isolate fCycLum1 chromosome 21, fCycLum1.pri, whole genome shotgun sequence genome:
- the chn1 gene encoding N-chimaerin isoform X1 yields the protein MPSRESYEVHKEEKSLVQKAKREASQEDILVAALGMRMGPQKPPATFWQPLKLFAYSQLTSLVRRATLKENERTPKSEKVHNFKVHTFRGPHWCEHCASFMWGLMAQGVKCADCGLNVHKQCSSLVPNDCKPDLRHIRKVYSCDLTTLVKAYNTARPMVVDMCIREIESRGLKSEGLYRISGFSDLLEEVKMSFDKDGEKTDISVDAYEDINIITGALKLYLRDLPVPIISYDAYPRFIEAAKLTDPEKKLEAFSEALALLPSSHSETLKYLMAHLKRVTQNEKFNLMNAENLAIIFGPTLMRAPNLDAMTSLNDIRHQRQVVEVLIKNEDVLF from the exons ATGCCATCTAGAGAGTCCTACGAGGTTCACAAGGAAGAAAAGTCCCTGGTGCAGAAGGCCAAGCGAGAGGCCAGTCAGGAGGATATTCTGGTGGCAGCTCTTGGGATGAGGATGGGGCCACAGAAACCTCCAGCCACTTTCTGGCAGCCACTTAAACTATTTGCCTATTCACAGCTCACCTCACTGGTTCGCAGAGCCACGCTGAAGGAGAACGAGCGGACACCCAAATCTGAGAAAGTCCACAACTTCAAG GTCCATACCTTCCGAGGGCCTCACTGGTGTGAACACTGTGCCAGCTTCATGTGGGGACTGATGGCTCAGGGGGTCAAATGTGCAG ATTGCGGTTTAAACGTCCACAAACAATGTTCATCTCTGGTGCCCAACGACTGCAAACCAGACCTGAGACACATCCGTAAAGTCTACAGCTGTGACCTCACGACCCTGGTGAAAGCTTACAACACAGCGCGGCCCATGGTGGTGGACATGTGCATACGAGAGATCGAGTCTAGAG GACTGAAGTCTGAAGGCCTCTACAGAATATCTGGCTTCAGTGATTTGTTGGAAGAAGTCAAGATGTCGTTTGACAAAG ATGGCGAGAAGAcagacatctcagtggatgCCTATGAAGACATCAATATCATCACGGGTGCACTGAAACTTTACCTCAGGGATTTGCCTGTTCCCATCATCTCATATGATGCTTACCCCAGGTTCATCGAGGCTGCAA AGCTCACAGACCCAGAGAAGAAGCTGGAAGCTTTCAGTGAGGCTCTCGCTTTACTGCCGTCATCACACAGTGAAACTTTAAAGTACCTCATGGCGCACTTAAAAAG GGTGACACAGAATGAGAAATTCAACCTGATGAACGCAGAGAACCTCGCCATCATTTTTGGACCCACCCTCATGCGCGCACCAAACCTGGACGCCATGACATCACTCAATGACATCCGCCACCAGAGACAGGTGGTGGAGGTGCTCATTAAAAATGAAGATGTGCTCTTCTAA
- the chn1 gene encoding N-chimaerin isoform X2, whose amino-acid sequence MPSRESYEVHKEEKSLVQKAKREASQEDILVAALGMRMGPQKPPATFWQPLKLFAYSQLTSLVRRATLKENERTPKSEKVHNFKVHTFRGPHWCEHCASFMWGLMAQGVKCADCGLNVHKQCSSLVPNDCKPDLRHIRKVYSCDLTTLVKAYNTARPMVVDMCIREIESRGLKSEGLYRISGFSDLLEEVKMSFDKELTDPEKKLEAFSEALALLPSSHSETLKYLMAHLKRVTQNEKFNLMNAENLAIIFGPTLMRAPNLDAMTSLNDIRHQRQVVEVLIKNEDVLF is encoded by the exons ATGCCATCTAGAGAGTCCTACGAGGTTCACAAGGAAGAAAAGTCCCTGGTGCAGAAGGCCAAGCGAGAGGCCAGTCAGGAGGATATTCTGGTGGCAGCTCTTGGGATGAGGATGGGGCCACAGAAACCTCCAGCCACTTTCTGGCAGCCACTTAAACTATTTGCCTATTCACAGCTCACCTCACTGGTTCGCAGAGCCACGCTGAAGGAGAACGAGCGGACACCCAAATCTGAGAAAGTCCACAACTTCAAG GTCCATACCTTCCGAGGGCCTCACTGGTGTGAACACTGTGCCAGCTTCATGTGGGGACTGATGGCTCAGGGGGTCAAATGTGCAG ATTGCGGTTTAAACGTCCACAAACAATGTTCATCTCTGGTGCCCAACGACTGCAAACCAGACCTGAGACACATCCGTAAAGTCTACAGCTGTGACCTCACGACCCTGGTGAAAGCTTACAACACAGCGCGGCCCATGGTGGTGGACATGTGCATACGAGAGATCGAGTCTAGAG GACTGAAGTCTGAAGGCCTCTACAGAATATCTGGCTTCAGTGATTTGTTGGAAGAAGTCAAGATGTCGTTTGACAAAG AGCTCACAGACCCAGAGAAGAAGCTGGAAGCTTTCAGTGAGGCTCTCGCTTTACTGCCGTCATCACACAGTGAAACTTTAAAGTACCTCATGGCGCACTTAAAAAG GGTGACACAGAATGAGAAATTCAACCTGATGAACGCAGAGAACCTCGCCATCATTTTTGGACCCACCCTCATGCGCGCACCAAACCTGGACGCCATGACATCACTCAATGACATCCGCCACCAGAGACAGGTGGTGGAGGTGCTCATTAAAAATGAAGATGTGCTCTTCTAA
- the chn1 gene encoding N-chimaerin isoform X4, which produces MPSRESYEVHKEEKSLVQKAKREASQEDILVAALGMRMGPQKPPATFWQPLKLFAYSQLTSLVRRATLKENERTPKSEKVHNFKVHTFRGPHWCEHCASFMWGLMAQGVKCADCGLNVHKQCSSLVPNDCKPDLRHIRKVYSCDLTTLVKAYNTARPMVVDMCIREIESRELTDPEKKLEAFSEALALLPSSHSETLKYLMAHLKRVTQNEKFNLMNAENLAIIFGPTLMRAPNLDAMTSLNDIRHQRQVVEVLIKNEDVLF; this is translated from the exons ATGCCATCTAGAGAGTCCTACGAGGTTCACAAGGAAGAAAAGTCCCTGGTGCAGAAGGCCAAGCGAGAGGCCAGTCAGGAGGATATTCTGGTGGCAGCTCTTGGGATGAGGATGGGGCCACAGAAACCTCCAGCCACTTTCTGGCAGCCACTTAAACTATTTGCCTATTCACAGCTCACCTCACTGGTTCGCAGAGCCACGCTGAAGGAGAACGAGCGGACACCCAAATCTGAGAAAGTCCACAACTTCAAG GTCCATACCTTCCGAGGGCCTCACTGGTGTGAACACTGTGCCAGCTTCATGTGGGGACTGATGGCTCAGGGGGTCAAATGTGCAG ATTGCGGTTTAAACGTCCACAAACAATGTTCATCTCTGGTGCCCAACGACTGCAAACCAGACCTGAGACACATCCGTAAAGTCTACAGCTGTGACCTCACGACCCTGGTGAAAGCTTACAACACAGCGCGGCCCATGGTGGTGGACATGTGCATACGAGAGATCGAGTCTAGAG AGCTCACAGACCCAGAGAAGAAGCTGGAAGCTTTCAGTGAGGCTCTCGCTTTACTGCCGTCATCACACAGTGAAACTTTAAAGTACCTCATGGCGCACTTAAAAAG GGTGACACAGAATGAGAAATTCAACCTGATGAACGCAGAGAACCTCGCCATCATTTTTGGACCCACCCTCATGCGCGCACCAAACCTGGACGCCATGACATCACTCAATGACATCCGCCACCAGAGACAGGTGGTGGAGGTGCTCATTAAAAATGAAGATGTGCTCTTCTAA
- the chn1 gene encoding N-chimaerin isoform X3 produces the protein MPSRESYEVHKEEKSLVQKAKREASQEDILVAALGMRMGPQKPPATFWQPLKLFAYSQLTSLVRRATLKENERTPKSEKVHNFKVHTFRGPHWCEHCASFMWGLMAQGVKCAGLKSEGLYRISGFSDLLEEVKMSFDKDGEKTDISVDAYEDINIITGALKLYLRDLPVPIISYDAYPRFIEAAKLTDPEKKLEAFSEALALLPSSHSETLKYLMAHLKRVTQNEKFNLMNAENLAIIFGPTLMRAPNLDAMTSLNDIRHQRQVVEVLIKNEDVLF, from the exons ATGCCATCTAGAGAGTCCTACGAGGTTCACAAGGAAGAAAAGTCCCTGGTGCAGAAGGCCAAGCGAGAGGCCAGTCAGGAGGATATTCTGGTGGCAGCTCTTGGGATGAGGATGGGGCCACAGAAACCTCCAGCCACTTTCTGGCAGCCACTTAAACTATTTGCCTATTCACAGCTCACCTCACTGGTTCGCAGAGCCACGCTGAAGGAGAACGAGCGGACACCCAAATCTGAGAAAGTCCACAACTTCAAG GTCCATACCTTCCGAGGGCCTCACTGGTGTGAACACTGTGCCAGCTTCATGTGGGGACTGATGGCTCAGGGGGTCAAATGTGCAG GACTGAAGTCTGAAGGCCTCTACAGAATATCTGGCTTCAGTGATTTGTTGGAAGAAGTCAAGATGTCGTTTGACAAAG ATGGCGAGAAGAcagacatctcagtggatgCCTATGAAGACATCAATATCATCACGGGTGCACTGAAACTTTACCTCAGGGATTTGCCTGTTCCCATCATCTCATATGATGCTTACCCCAGGTTCATCGAGGCTGCAA AGCTCACAGACCCAGAGAAGAAGCTGGAAGCTTTCAGTGAGGCTCTCGCTTTACTGCCGTCATCACACAGTGAAACTTTAAAGTACCTCATGGCGCACTTAAAAAG GGTGACACAGAATGAGAAATTCAACCTGATGAACGCAGAGAACCTCGCCATCATTTTTGGACCCACCCTCATGCGCGCACCAAACCTGGACGCCATGACATCACTCAATGACATCCGCCACCAGAGACAGGTGGTGGAGGTGCTCATTAAAAATGAAGATGTGCTCTTCTAA
- the chn1 gene encoding N-chimaerin isoform X5 — protein MPSRESYEVHKEEKSLVQKAKREASQEDILVAALGMRMGPQKPPATFWQPLKLFAYSQLTSLVRRATLKENERTPKSEKVHNFKVHTFRGPHWCEHCASFMWGLMAQGVKCAGLKSEGLYRISGFSDLLEEVKMSFDKELTDPEKKLEAFSEALALLPSSHSETLKYLMAHLKRVTQNEKFNLMNAENLAIIFGPTLMRAPNLDAMTSLNDIRHQRQVVEVLIKNEDVLF, from the exons ATGCCATCTAGAGAGTCCTACGAGGTTCACAAGGAAGAAAAGTCCCTGGTGCAGAAGGCCAAGCGAGAGGCCAGTCAGGAGGATATTCTGGTGGCAGCTCTTGGGATGAGGATGGGGCCACAGAAACCTCCAGCCACTTTCTGGCAGCCACTTAAACTATTTGCCTATTCACAGCTCACCTCACTGGTTCGCAGAGCCACGCTGAAGGAGAACGAGCGGACACCCAAATCTGAGAAAGTCCACAACTTCAAG GTCCATACCTTCCGAGGGCCTCACTGGTGTGAACACTGTGCCAGCTTCATGTGGGGACTGATGGCTCAGGGGGTCAAATGTGCAG GACTGAAGTCTGAAGGCCTCTACAGAATATCTGGCTTCAGTGATTTGTTGGAAGAAGTCAAGATGTCGTTTGACAAAG AGCTCACAGACCCAGAGAAGAAGCTGGAAGCTTTCAGTGAGGCTCTCGCTTTACTGCCGTCATCACACAGTGAAACTTTAAAGTACCTCATGGCGCACTTAAAAAG GGTGACACAGAATGAGAAATTCAACCTGATGAACGCAGAGAACCTCGCCATCATTTTTGGACCCACCCTCATGCGCGCACCAAACCTGGACGCCATGACATCACTCAATGACATCCGCCACCAGAGACAGGTGGTGGAGGTGCTCATTAAAAATGAAGATGTGCTCTTCTAA
- the LOC117751019 gene encoding acetylcholine receptor subunit alpha-like — protein MNTVFFIFHLVILAGAAWASNDETLLVKTLFTGYNKVVRPVNHFKDPVVVTVGLQLIQLISVDEVNQIVSSNVRLKQQWKDVNLQWNPMDYNGIKKIRVPSTDIWRPDLVLYNNADGDFAIVHETKVLLEYTGMITWNPPAIFKSYCEIIVLHFPFDLQNCSMKLGTWTYDGNLVVVNPDSDRPDLSNFMESGEWVMKDFRGWKHWVYYACCPDTPYLDITYHFLMLRLPLYFIVNVIIPCMLFSFLTGLVFYLPTDSGEKMTLSISVLLSLTVFLLVIVELIPSTSSAVPLIGKYMLFTMVFVIASIIITVIVINTHHRSPSTHTMPDWVRTVFIETIPNIMFFSTMKRPGKEKQTKSSIYGADFDISDISGNQTTSVTYQSPITKNPDVRSAIEGIKYIAETMKSDEESNNAAEEWKFVAMVLDHILLCVFMAVCLIGTLGVFAGRLIELSML, from the exons ATGAATactgtatttttcatttttcatctaGTCATTCTAGCAG gtgcTGCCTGGGCCTCTAATGATGAAACACTTCTGGTCAAAACCCTCTTCACTGGTTACAATAAGGTGGTCCGTCCTGTCAATCACTTCAAGGACCCGGTGGTTGTTACTGTGGGCCTTCAGCTCATCCAGCTCATCAGTGTG GATGAGGTCAACCAGATCGTCAGCAGCAATGTGCGACTGAAACAG cAATGGAAAGATGTGAACTTGCAGTGGAACCCGATGGATTACAATGGCATCAAAAAGATCAGAGTTCCCTCCACTGACATTTGGCGGCCTGATCTGGTTCTCTACAATAA TGCTGACGGAGACTTTGCCATCGTTCACGAGACCAAAGTGCTGCTGGAGTACACAGGAATGATCACATGGAACCCACCGGCCATCTTCAAGAGCTACTGTGAAATCATCGTGCTGCATTTCCCCTTTGACCTCCAGAACTGCAGCATGAAGCTGGGTACCTGGACCTACGATGGAAACTTGGTCGTCGTCAATCCT GACAGTGACCGGCCTGATCTGAGTAACTTTATGGAAAGTGGGGAGTGGGTAATGAAGGATTTCCGGGGCTGGAAGCACTGGGTGTATTATGCTTGCTGCCCAGACACACCTTACCTGGACATCACCTACCACTTCCTCATGCTGCGGCTCCCACTGTACTTCATCGTCAACGTCATCATCCCCTGCATGCTCTTCTCCTTCCTGACTGGTCTTGTCTTCTATCTTCCTACAGACTCTG GTGAGAAGATGACTCTCAGCATATCTGTCTTGCTGTCTCTGACTGTGTTCCTGCTGGTCATTGTTGAGCTGATCCCCTCTACCTCCAGTGCTGTACCGCTCATTGGGAAGTACATGCTCTTCACCATGGTCTTCGTCATTgcctccatcatcatcactgtcatCGTCATCAACACCCACCACCGCTCCCCAAGCACTCACACAATGCCGGACTGGGTCCGCACG GTGTTTATTGAAACCATTCCCAACATCATGTTCTTCTCAACAATGAAACGcccaggaaaagaaaagcagactAAATCCAGTATTTATGGTGCTGATTTTGACATCTCAGACATCTCTGGCAACCAGACCACTTCTGTTACCTACCAGTCACCCATCACTAAGAACCCTGACGTCCGCAGTGCCATCGAAGGGATCAAGTACATTGCAGAAACCATGAAATCAGATGAGGAATCCAACAAT GCTGCTGAAGAGTGGAAGTTTGTGGCCATGGTGTTGGATCAtattctgctgtgtgtgttcatggctGTGTGTCTCATCGGCACGTTAGGCGTGTTTGCAGGCCGTCTCATTGAGCTGAGCATGCTCTAA
- the gpr155a gene encoding integral membrane protein GPR155 isoform X2, protein MEAPDRASNLNVSHEWGADMDSSPSMSIDKLLPALLECFGIILCGYIAGRANIITPTQAKGLGSFVSKFALPALLFKNMVLLDFGNVIWPFLWSILIAKVTVFVLVCVLTLIVASPDGRYSKAGLFSIFATQSNDFALGYPIVEALYQSTYPEYLQYIYLVAPVSLMLLNPIGFAFCEIQKWKNGSNHQQRKLLIVGIVVLQVLKNPIVFMVVIGIIAHFALHRTIPPFMAAFVDGLANSFGGAALFYLGLSMVGQLGKLTRSTVVTLILLITAKLLLMPLICREMVDLLNNSNTSALNHSSLSNYAFLYGVFPTAPSVAIYAIYYNAELEVVTSGMVISTFLSAPIMYVSAWLLTMRWMDPQLLMNSLQNVSFNISIVTLVALVWSITVMFLSKKFKRLPHMFTANLFLAQLLTCIGMILWNFVVKEDNFVGQVLTFALLCTSLYSTFVWPGLIALSLALIKRFEDVKVSPAVFVIAGWGIPAIVTAVLLICGVKSSDTIDSAFFYGKPQIIGTTVVAAFSILLGGSSLVCLSRGSWTHSDQSQEGNSAEDLMTEIEPDNQTLIEPITPSGDVNTACFICDCPPPQAIPDMINSTNMIDSPTTLTGQCENCCESSDCLLVQAEERKQVADRQEGRHMLLCLLLTVSLLANLSSCLWLLLDNVPGRLYLELQFFCAVANYGQGFLSFALFGLDKHLIILPFKKRLYSLWCRKKQEEQPQSDLPEEIRMTCTQFTKYHKDQCFQDIVKRRSFCHTRPSPPEQSV, encoded by the exons ATGGAGGCACCGGATAGAGCCAGCAACTTAAACGTTTCCCATGAGTGGGGGGCAGACATGGACTCCTCGCCCAGCATGTCTATTGACAAGCTCCTGCCGGCTCTGCTGGAGTGCTTCGGGATCATATTATGTGGGTACATCGCAGGGAGGGCGAACATCATCACGCCCACGCAGGCCAAAGGATTGGGGAGTTTTGTGTCCAAGTTTGCCCTCCCAGCGCTGCTGTTCAAGAATATGGTACTGCTGGACTTTGGTAATGTCATCTGGCCATTCCTGTGGAGCATCCTCATTGCCAAAGTGACTGTGTTTGTCCTCGTCTGCGTCCTCACGCTGATAGTTGCCAGTCCTGATGGCCGCTATAGTAAGGCTGGGCTTTTCTCAATATTTGCCACCCAAAGCAATGACTTTGCCTTGGGATATCCCATTG TTGAGGCCTTATACCAGAGCACATACCCAGAGTACCTCCAGTACATCTACCTGGTTGCACCTGTGTCCCTGATGCTTCTCAATCCCATTGGCTTTGCCTTCTGCGAGATCCAGAAGTGGAAGAATGGGTCAAATCACCAGCAGAGAAAACTCTTGATTGTGGGAATCGTAGTCTTACAGGTGCTGAAGAACCCTATCGTGTTCATGGTTGTCATCGGCATCATCGCCCACTTTGCCCTGCACCGGACAATTCCTCCCTTCATGGCTGCATTTGTGGATGGCTTGGCCAACTCTTTTGGGGGAGCAGCTCTGTTCTACTTGGGTCTGTCCATGGTGGGACAGTTGGGGAAATTAACCAGATCCACAGTTGTGACACTGATACTACTCATCACAGCAAAACT GTTGCTGATGCCGCTGATTTGTAGGGAAATGGTGGATCTGTTGAACAACAGCAACACCAGCGCTTTGAACCACTCAAGCCTCTCCAATTATGCTTTtctttatggagtgtttcccaCTGCACCAAGTGTGGCCATCTATGCCATCTATTATAATGCAGAGCTAGAAGTT GTAACCTCTGGGATGGTGATCAGCACTTTTCTCTCGGCTCCCATAATGTATGTTTCTGCGTGGTTACTTACAATGCGTTGGATGGATCCTCAACTTTTGATGAATTCACTACAGAATGTCAGCTTTAACATTAGCATAGTTACCTTGGTTGCACTG GTGTGGTCAATTACTGTCATGTTTTTAAGCAAGAAATTCAAGCGGCTACCACACATGTTTACAGCTAACCTTTTCTTGGCACAG TTGCTAACTTGTATTGGGATGATCCTGTGGAACTTTGTGGTGAAAGAAGACAACTTTGTCGGGCAAGTCCTGACGTTCGCGTTATTATGCACCTCACTCTACAGCACCTTTGTTTGGCCAG gTTTAATAGCACTGTCTCTCGCGCTCATAAAAAGGTTTGAGGATGTGAAAGTTTCACCAGCCGTGTTCGTAATTGCTGGCTGGGG GATTCCTGCCATAGTAACTGCTGTGTTGCTCATTTGTGGAGTAAAATCATCAGACACTATTGACTCTGCGTTCTTTTACGGCAAACCACAG ATAATCGGCACAACAGTCGTAGCTGCCTTCAGTATACTACTGGGTGGGAGCTCTCTGGTGTGTCTCAGTAGAGGGAGCTGGACCCACAGTGACCAAAGCCAAGAGGGAAACTCTGCAGAGGATCTAATGACTGAGATTGAACCAGACAACCAGACTCTGATTGAGCCAATCACCCCATCAGGAGATGTCAACACAG CGTGTTTCATATGTGACTGTCCACCACCCCAGGCCATTCCTGACATGATCAACAGCACAAATATGATCGACTCTCCAACCACACTCACAG GTCAATGTGAGAATTGCTGCGAGTCCTCAGACTGCCTGCTTGTCCAAGCAGAGGAGCGCAAACAGGTTGCAGATAGACAAGAGGGCCGTCATATGCTCTTATGCCTGCTTCTGACTGTCAGCTTGCTCGCT AACCTGTCCAGCTGCTTGTGGTTGCTCTTGGATAACGTTCCTGGACGACTCTACTTGGAGCTGCAGTTCTTTTGTGCTGTGGCCAACTATGGACAG GGTTTTCTCTCCTTTGCTCTGTTTGGGCTGGACAAACATTTGATTATACTGCCATTTAAGAAGAG GTTATACAGTCTGTGGTGTAGAAAGAAGCAAGAAGAACAGCCGCAGAGTGATTTACCTGAGGAAATCAGGATGACCTGCACCCAGTTCACCAAATACCACAAGGACCAGTGTTTTCAAGACATTGTCAAGAGGAGAAG CTTTTGCCATACACGGCCATCTCCTCCCGAACAGAGCGTGTGA
- the gpr155a gene encoding integral membrane protein GPR155 isoform X1 produces the protein MEAPDRASNLNVSHEWGADMDSSPSMSIDKLLPALLECFGIILCGYIAGRANIITPTQAKGLGSFVSKFALPALLFKNMVLLDFGNVIWPFLWSILIAKVTVFVLVCVLTLIVASPDGRYSKAGLFSIFATQSNDFALGYPIVEALYQSTYPEYLQYIYLVAPVSLMLLNPIGFAFCEIQKWKNGSNHQQRKLLIVGIVVLQVLKNPIVFMVVIGIIAHFALHRTIPPFMAAFVDGLANSFGGAALFYLGLSMVGQLGKLTRSTVVTLILLITAKLLLMPLICREMVDLLNNSNTSALNHSSLSNYAFLYGVFPTAPSVAIYAIYYNAELEVVTSGMVISTFLSAPIMYVSAWLLTMRWMDPQLLMNSLQNVSFNISIVTLVALVWSITVMFLSKKFKRLPHMFTANLFLAQLLTCIGMILWNFVVKEDNFVGQVLTFALLCTSLYSTFVWPGLIALSLALIKRFEDVKVSPAVFVIAGWGIPAIVTAVLLICGVKSSDTIDSAFFYGKPQIIGTTVVAAFSILLGGSSLVCLSRGSWTHSDQSQEGNSAEDLMTEIEPDNQTLIEPITPSGDVNTACFICDCPPPQAIPDMINSTNMIDSPTTLTGQCENCCESSDCLLVQAEERKQVADRQEGRHMLLCLLLTVSLLANLSSCLWLLLDNVPGRLYLELQFFCAVANYGQGFLSFALFGLDKHLIILPFKKRLYSLWCRKKQEEQPQSDLPEEIRMTCTQFTKYHKDQCFQDIVKRRRCGKRTAVDSFLGCELVQWLQQVGLAQDLGEAVLYGTRLQQGGVLQHIMQEHGFQDNRLYYRFMS, from the exons ATGGAGGCACCGGATAGAGCCAGCAACTTAAACGTTTCCCATGAGTGGGGGGCAGACATGGACTCCTCGCCCAGCATGTCTATTGACAAGCTCCTGCCGGCTCTGCTGGAGTGCTTCGGGATCATATTATGTGGGTACATCGCAGGGAGGGCGAACATCATCACGCCCACGCAGGCCAAAGGATTGGGGAGTTTTGTGTCCAAGTTTGCCCTCCCAGCGCTGCTGTTCAAGAATATGGTACTGCTGGACTTTGGTAATGTCATCTGGCCATTCCTGTGGAGCATCCTCATTGCCAAAGTGACTGTGTTTGTCCTCGTCTGCGTCCTCACGCTGATAGTTGCCAGTCCTGATGGCCGCTATAGTAAGGCTGGGCTTTTCTCAATATTTGCCACCCAAAGCAATGACTTTGCCTTGGGATATCCCATTG TTGAGGCCTTATACCAGAGCACATACCCAGAGTACCTCCAGTACATCTACCTGGTTGCACCTGTGTCCCTGATGCTTCTCAATCCCATTGGCTTTGCCTTCTGCGAGATCCAGAAGTGGAAGAATGGGTCAAATCACCAGCAGAGAAAACTCTTGATTGTGGGAATCGTAGTCTTACAGGTGCTGAAGAACCCTATCGTGTTCATGGTTGTCATCGGCATCATCGCCCACTTTGCCCTGCACCGGACAATTCCTCCCTTCATGGCTGCATTTGTGGATGGCTTGGCCAACTCTTTTGGGGGAGCAGCTCTGTTCTACTTGGGTCTGTCCATGGTGGGACAGTTGGGGAAATTAACCAGATCCACAGTTGTGACACTGATACTACTCATCACAGCAAAACT GTTGCTGATGCCGCTGATTTGTAGGGAAATGGTGGATCTGTTGAACAACAGCAACACCAGCGCTTTGAACCACTCAAGCCTCTCCAATTATGCTTTtctttatggagtgtttcccaCTGCACCAAGTGTGGCCATCTATGCCATCTATTATAATGCAGAGCTAGAAGTT GTAACCTCTGGGATGGTGATCAGCACTTTTCTCTCGGCTCCCATAATGTATGTTTCTGCGTGGTTACTTACAATGCGTTGGATGGATCCTCAACTTTTGATGAATTCACTACAGAATGTCAGCTTTAACATTAGCATAGTTACCTTGGTTGCACTG GTGTGGTCAATTACTGTCATGTTTTTAAGCAAGAAATTCAAGCGGCTACCACACATGTTTACAGCTAACCTTTTCTTGGCACAG TTGCTAACTTGTATTGGGATGATCCTGTGGAACTTTGTGGTGAAAGAAGACAACTTTGTCGGGCAAGTCCTGACGTTCGCGTTATTATGCACCTCACTCTACAGCACCTTTGTTTGGCCAG gTTTAATAGCACTGTCTCTCGCGCTCATAAAAAGGTTTGAGGATGTGAAAGTTTCACCAGCCGTGTTCGTAATTGCTGGCTGGGG GATTCCTGCCATAGTAACTGCTGTGTTGCTCATTTGTGGAGTAAAATCATCAGACACTATTGACTCTGCGTTCTTTTACGGCAAACCACAG ATAATCGGCACAACAGTCGTAGCTGCCTTCAGTATACTACTGGGTGGGAGCTCTCTGGTGTGTCTCAGTAGAGGGAGCTGGACCCACAGTGACCAAAGCCAAGAGGGAAACTCTGCAGAGGATCTAATGACTGAGATTGAACCAGACAACCAGACTCTGATTGAGCCAATCACCCCATCAGGAGATGTCAACACAG CGTGTTTCATATGTGACTGTCCACCACCCCAGGCCATTCCTGACATGATCAACAGCACAAATATGATCGACTCTCCAACCACACTCACAG GTCAATGTGAGAATTGCTGCGAGTCCTCAGACTGCCTGCTTGTCCAAGCAGAGGAGCGCAAACAGGTTGCAGATAGACAAGAGGGCCGTCATATGCTCTTATGCCTGCTTCTGACTGTCAGCTTGCTCGCT AACCTGTCCAGCTGCTTGTGGTTGCTCTTGGATAACGTTCCTGGACGACTCTACTTGGAGCTGCAGTTCTTTTGTGCTGTGGCCAACTATGGACAG GGTTTTCTCTCCTTTGCTCTGTTTGGGCTGGACAAACATTTGATTATACTGCCATTTAAGAAGAG GTTATACAGTCTGTGGTGTAGAAAGAAGCAAGAAGAACAGCCGCAGAGTGATTTACCTGAGGAAATCAGGATGACCTGCACCCAGTTCACCAAATACCACAAGGACCAGTGTTTTCAAGACATTGTCAAGAGGAGAAG GTGTGGGAAAAGGACTGCGGTGGACAGTTTTCTTGGCTGTGAACTTGTGCAGTGGCTCCAGCAGGTGGGTTTGGCTCAGGACCTCGGTGAGGCGGTGCTCTATGGGACGCGGCTCCAGCAGGGCGGCGTGCTGCAGCACATCATGCAGGAACATGGCTTCCAAGACAATCGCCTTTATTACCGCTTCATGTCATAA